A genome region from Pseudomonas sp. S06B 330 includes the following:
- a CDS encoding 5-oxoprolinase subunit C family protein, producing MSRLSIEASTPLCLLQDAGRFGVRHLGVTQGGALDWVSMRWANWLLGNAADAAVLEITLGGFSLVAEQDCCLALAGADLDARIDGEPLKPWSSFTLNKGQRLRLNQPLLGARAYLAAPGGFDAPQVLGSCATVLREELGGLDGLGSPLAKGLRLTYSGQSSAGREVPLALRPDFSNHSLDLVLGAQIGDFSGTSLFEAFNRDWTLDSRADRMGMRLLGPALQYQGAPMISEGIPLGAVQVPPDGQPIVLLNDRQTIGGYPRLGALTPLALARLGQMLPGSVVRFRPVVQELAWGEQRDFLQRFVG from the coding sequence ATGAGCCGCTTGTCGATTGAGGCCAGTACACCGCTGTGCCTGTTGCAAGACGCTGGGCGCTTTGGCGTACGCCATTTGGGGGTGACCCAGGGCGGGGCGCTGGACTGGGTGTCGATGCGCTGGGCCAATTGGCTGCTGGGCAACGCCGCCGATGCTGCGGTGCTGGAGATTACCTTGGGCGGTTTTAGCCTGGTGGCTGAACAGGACTGTTGTCTGGCCCTGGCGGGGGCTGATCTGGATGCGCGTATTGACGGTGAGCCGCTCAAGCCATGGTCCAGCTTCACCCTGAACAAGGGCCAGCGGCTGCGTCTGAACCAGCCGTTGCTAGGTGCCCGGGCTTATCTGGCTGCCCCCGGAGGTTTCGATGCGCCGCAGGTATTGGGCAGTTGCGCCACTGTCCTACGTGAAGAACTGGGTGGGCTTGATGGCTTGGGTTCGCCTTTGGCCAAAGGCCTGCGACTGACTTACAGCGGCCAGTCGTCTGCCGGGCGGGAAGTACCGTTGGCGTTGCGTCCGGACTTCAGCAACCACAGCCTGGATCTGGTGCTGGGTGCACAGATCGGCGATTTCAGTGGTACTAGCCTGTTCGAAGCGTTCAACCGTGACTGGACCCTGGACAGCCGTGCTGATCGCATGGGTATGCGTTTGCTCGGGCCGGCCTTGCAGTATCAGGGGGCGCCGATGATTTCTGAAGGTATCCCACTGGGGGCGGTGCAGGTGCCGCCCGATGGGCAACCGATCGTGTTGCTCAATGATCGTCAGACCATTGGGGGGTATCCGCGCCTGGGGGCATTGACGCCGCTGGCTTTGGCACGTCTGGGACAGATGTTGCCGGGGAGTGTGGTCAGATTCAGGCCGGTGGTGCAGGAATTGGCTTGGGGCGAACAGCGAGACTTTCTGCAGAGATTTGTTGGCTGA
- the pxpB gene encoding 5-oxoprolinase subunit PxpB, whose product MNYRIETVAIDCLMVRLFDAIDEANMPWMLAASQRLRAVFAEQLLDLVPSYTTVMVHFDLLQLSPDQARTLIREALENLQADNGSGGQLHEIPVWYDLSVGPELSLLAERCRTSVADIVRRHSEREYQVFALGFAPGFAFMGLVEEALAAPRLATPRKRVAAGSVGIAERQTAAYPAVSPGGWNLIGRTPSKLFDRQRDGYSLLQPGDRVRFVAVDHATFINLGGDDTPLEALA is encoded by the coding sequence ATGAACTACCGGATTGAAACGGTGGCCATCGACTGCCTGATGGTGCGCCTGTTTGACGCCATCGATGAAGCCAACATGCCTTGGATGCTGGCGGCCAGTCAGCGTTTGCGCGCGGTGTTCGCCGAGCAGCTCCTTGATCTGGTGCCGTCCTATACCACGGTGATGGTGCATTTCGACTTGCTGCAGCTGTCGCCGGATCAGGCCCGGACCCTGATTCGTGAGGCCCTGGAAAACCTGCAGGCGGATAACGGCAGTGGCGGGCAGCTGCACGAGATTCCGGTCTGGTACGACCTCAGTGTCGGTCCGGAGCTGAGCCTATTGGCCGAGCGTTGTCGCACCTCGGTGGCCGATATCGTCCGTCGTCACAGCGAGCGCGAGTATCAAGTGTTCGCGCTTGGCTTCGCACCCGGGTTTGCCTTCATGGGCCTGGTCGAAGAGGCCCTGGCCGCGCCGCGCCTGGCCACCCCGCGCAAACGCGTGGCGGCCGGTAGCGTCGGCATCGCCGAGCGCCAGACCGCCGCGTATCCGGCAGTATCACCGGGGGGCTGGAACCTGATCGGCCGCACCCCAAGCAAGCTCTTCGATCGCCAGCGCGACGGCTATAGCTTGTTGCAGCCAGGGGATCGGGTCCGCTTCGTGGCGGTGGATCACGCCACCTTCATCAATCTGGGCGGCGACGATACTCCGCTGGAGGCCTTGGCATGA
- a CDS encoding 5-oxoprolinase subunit PxpA: MSRLLLNCDMGESFGSWTMGLDAQVMPFVDCANIACGFHAGDPGIMRQTVALALANNVRIGAHPAYQDLAGFGRRSMACSAEEIRDLLHYQIGALDGICRTQGARVAYVKPHGALYNDMMADPLKLRAVLEAVASYDRELPLMLMATADNSAAQALGDEYGISLWFEAFADRAYDAAGHLVSRRLPGAVHHDPARIVDQALRLARGEPLIAVDGSELHLQAQTLCVHGDNDSSVAAVQQIRQALDALVAS, encoded by the coding sequence GTGAGCCGCCTGCTACTGAATTGCGATATGGGTGAGAGTTTTGGCAGCTGGACCATGGGCCTGGATGCCCAGGTCATGCCGTTTGTTGATTGTGCCAACATCGCCTGTGGTTTCCATGCTGGCGATCCCGGCATCATGCGTCAGACCGTTGCCCTGGCCCTCGCCAACAACGTGCGCATTGGTGCCCATCCGGCCTACCAGGACCTGGCGGGTTTCGGCCGGCGCTCCATGGCCTGTAGCGCCGAGGAAATCCGCGACCTGCTGCATTACCAGATAGGTGCCCTGGATGGCATCTGTCGCACCCAAGGGGCTCGGGTTGCTTACGTCAAACCCCATGGTGCGCTGTACAACGACATGATGGCTGATCCGCTCAAACTGCGGGCGGTATTGGAAGCAGTGGCCAGCTATGACCGTGAGTTGCCGCTGATGCTCATGGCCACGGCCGACAACAGCGCTGCCCAGGCCTTGGGGGACGAATACGGTATCAGCTTGTGGTTCGAAGCCTTCGCTGACCGTGCCTACGACGCTGCCGGCCACCTGGTGTCGCGGCGCTTGCCAGGTGCCGTGCATCACGACCCGGCGCGGATCGTCGACCAGGCCCTGCGCCTGGCCCGTGGTGAGCCACTGATTGCGGTGGATGGCAGTGAGCTGCACCTGCAAGCCCAGACCCTGTGCGTGCATGGCGACAATGACAGTTCGGTGGCAGCCGTGCAGCAGATCCGTCAGGCGCTTGATGCGCTGGTGGCGTCATGA
- a CDS encoding MFS transporter — translation MNPSGVQQQVKSSSVAGPFDWYRNINKQERRTFWSCKIGYGLDGMDTQMLSFVIPTLIALWGITTAEAGLIHTSTLIASALGGWIAGILSDRIGRVRTLQLTVLWFAFFTFLCGFAQNYEQLLIARTLMGFGFGGEWTAGAVLIGEVIRAKDRGKAVGMVQSGWAIGWGLTAILYAVLFTLLPPEDAWRALFLLGIVPAVFVIFVRRLVKDPEVYRLAKAAEKTEAPSHFYEIFAPGMLFTTIRASLLTTGALGGYYAITSWLPTFLKNERGLSVLGTGGYLAMVIFGSYIGYVISAYLTDLLGRKKNFILFAVGSFIIVLLYTQMQVSDGVMLWLGFPLGFFASGIFSGMGAFLTELFPTRIRGSGQGFCYNIGRALAAFFPLLIGMLSQKVPLGLGIGAFAAVSYGVVILAALSLPETRGKELEAC, via the coding sequence ATGAACCCATCGGGCGTGCAGCAACAGGTCAAATCCAGTTCTGTAGCGGGACCTTTCGACTGGTACCGCAACATCAACAAACAGGAACGTCGGACTTTCTGGAGCTGCAAGATCGGCTACGGCCTGGATGGCATGGACACCCAGATGCTCAGCTTTGTTATCCCCACGCTGATCGCCCTGTGGGGTATCACCACCGCCGAAGCCGGCCTGATTCACACCAGTACCCTGATTGCATCGGCCCTGGGTGGCTGGATCGCCGGTATCCTCTCCGACCGCATCGGTCGCGTGCGCACCCTGCAACTGACGGTGTTGTGGTTCGCCTTTTTCACCTTCCTTTGCGGCTTTGCCCAGAACTATGAGCAACTGTTGATCGCTCGCACCCTGATGGGCTTTGGCTTCGGAGGTGAATGGACCGCCGGTGCCGTGCTGATCGGTGAGGTTATCCGCGCCAAGGATCGCGGCAAGGCGGTGGGCATGGTGCAGTCTGGCTGGGCCATTGGCTGGGGCCTGACGGCGATTCTCTACGCGGTGCTGTTCACCTTGCTGCCGCCTGAAGACGCCTGGCGCGCCCTGTTCCTGCTGGGGATCGTGCCTGCGGTGTTCGTGATTTTCGTCCGTCGCCTGGTCAAGGACCCAGAAGTTTACCGCCTGGCCAAGGCGGCGGAAAAAACCGAGGCGCCGTCGCACTTCTATGAAATCTTCGCGCCCGGCATGCTTTTCACTACGATCCGCGCATCGCTGCTGACCACCGGTGCCTTGGGCGGCTACTACGCCATCACCTCCTGGTTGCCGACCTTCCTCAAGAACGAACGTGGGCTGAGTGTGCTTGGCACTGGCGGCTACCTGGCGATGGTGATCTTCGGTTCTTACATCGGCTATGTAATCAGCGCTTACCTCACCGACCTGTTGGGGCGAAAAAAGAACTTCATCCTCTTCGCCGTGGGCTCGTTCATCATCGTCCTGCTGTACACCCAGATGCAGGTCAGTGATGGCGTGATGCTCTGGCTGGGCTTCCCCCTGGGCTTTTTCGCCTCGGGCATTTTCAGCGGCATGGGCGCGTTCCTCACTGAACTCTTCCCCACCCGTATTCGTGGTTCGGGGCAGGGTTTCTGCTACAACATCGGTCGTGCCCTGGCGGCGTTCTTCCCGCTGCTGATTGGTATGCTGAGCCAGAAGGTGCCGCTGGGCCTGGGGATCGGCGCATTTGCAGCGGTGTCCTACGGGGTGGTGATTCTGGCGGCCCTGAGCCTGCCGGAAACCCGCGGTAAAGAACTTGAAGCCTGCTAA
- a CDS encoding LysR family transcriptional regulator produces MNLKFLETFVWVARLKSFRLTAEKLFTTQASISSRIAALEADLGVKLLLRDSRGVSLTPEGSKVLEFAEQMLATAKALKQSLDSDRAKVGRVRLGVMDTVIHTWMSPLVSELMERYPQVEIEIVADTALNLREQLQKGFLDVILQTDLLRQETIRSLDLARYPMGWIVATQSIYNRDYASLAELARERIVTFSKNSRPHQEVLSLLQAEGVSAPRLNCVNSVAAITRLLRDGFGIGALPPALVSEELARGELTQLPLIQQPPSLELVVAWQTGVELVDEVVALCRNVLERYASNAGPQRIKLV; encoded by the coding sequence ATGAACCTCAAGTTCCTCGAAACCTTCGTCTGGGTCGCCAGACTCAAGAGCTTTCGCCTGACCGCCGAAAAGCTCTTCACCACCCAGGCCTCGATCTCCAGCCGCATCGCTGCGCTGGAGGCTGACCTGGGGGTAAAGCTGCTGCTGCGCGACTCACGTGGCGTCAGCCTGACCCCCGAAGGCAGCAAGGTGCTTGAGTTTGCCGAACAGATGCTCGCCACCGCCAAGGCCCTCAAGCAATCGCTGGACAGTGACCGGGCGAAAGTCGGTCGAGTGCGCCTGGGGGTGATGGACACGGTCATCCATACCTGGATGAGCCCGCTGGTCTCGGAACTGATGGAACGCTACCCACAAGTTGAAATCGAGATAGTCGCCGATACTGCGCTAAATTTGCGCGAACAGCTGCAAAAAGGATTTCTTGATGTGATCCTGCAAACCGACCTGCTACGTCAGGAGACAATCCGCAGCCTGGACCTGGCGCGCTACCCGATGGGCTGGATTGTCGCCACGCAGTCGATCTACAACCGTGACTATGCCTCGCTTGCCGAGCTTGCCCGCGAGCGCATCGTGACCTTTTCGAAAAACTCCCGACCGCATCAGGAAGTCCTCAGCCTGCTTCAGGCTGAGGGGGTCAGCGCACCGCGCCTTAACTGCGTCAACTCAGTGGCGGCAATCACCCGCTTGCTGCGTGATGGCTTCGGCATTGGCGCCCTGCCGCCGGCCTTGGTCAGCGAGGAACTGGCCAGAGGAGAACTGACCCAGCTGCCCTTGATCCAACAACCACCGAGCCTGGAGCTGGTGGTGGCCTGGCAGACCGGGGTCGAGTTGGTCGATGAAGTGGTGGCGCTGTGTCGCAATGTGCTCGAACGCTATGCCAGCAACGCTGGACCGCAGCGGATCAAGCTGGTCTAG
- a CDS encoding DUF2937 family protein: MFRSYLRLLLFTFGLLVGVQVPGLINDYSQRVEAHLLESREGLKGFEATAQRFFNGDLQALVRHYRSSDDPVFNSDANSIESLLIRNRLFEHEWQVLQGPWLQRTWHVLVSADSQLREETLKGYSYQILLAPEALAWGLSCALLLALLVESLLLLIGWVVLGGRRKAVIESWR; the protein is encoded by the coding sequence ATGTTCAGAAGTTACCTGCGGTTGCTGCTGTTTACCTTTGGCTTGTTGGTAGGAGTGCAGGTCCCAGGCCTGATCAATGACTACAGCCAGCGGGTCGAAGCGCACCTGTTGGAGTCCCGTGAGGGCCTCAAAGGCTTCGAAGCCACTGCCCAGCGTTTCTTCAACGGTGATCTGCAGGCCTTGGTCCGTCACTACCGCAGCAGCGACGATCCGGTGTTCAACAGCGATGCCAACAGCATCGAGAGTCTGTTGATTCGCAATCGTCTGTTCGAACACGAGTGGCAGGTGCTTCAGGGCCCCTGGCTGCAGCGGACCTGGCATGTGCTGGTAAGCGCCGACAGCCAACTGCGCGAAGAAACCCTCAAAGGCTACAGCTACCAGATCCTACTGGCCCCCGAGGCCCTGGCCTGGGGCCTGAGTTGTGCCTTGTTGTTGGCGCTGCTGGTGGAAAGCCTGTTGCTGCTGATCGGCTGGGTGGTGCTCGGCGGACGGCGCAAAGCGGTGATCGAGAGCTGGCGCTAG
- a CDS encoding class II glutamine amidotransferase encodes MCELLGMSANVPTDIVFSFTGLMQRGGRTGPHRDGWGIGFYEGRGLRLFQDPAASCESEVANLVQRYPIKSEVVIGHIRQANVGQVCLSNTHPFVRELWGRNWCFAHNGQLGEFTGQATFYRPIGDTDSEAAFCDVLNRIREAFPEPVEVEMLLPVLVEACAEYRDKGVFNCLLSDGDWLFCFCSTKLVHITRRAPFGPARLKDVDMIVDFQAETTPNDVVTVIATEALTENETWQRYEPGQWALWRRGECIAQGQR; translated from the coding sequence ATGTGTGAATTATTGGGCATGAGCGCTAATGTGCCGACTGACATCGTTTTCAGCTTCACCGGGCTGATGCAACGTGGCGGGCGCACCGGACCACACCGTGATGGCTGGGGCATCGGCTTTTATGAAGGGCGTGGCCTGCGCCTGTTTCAGGACCCGGCAGCCAGTTGCGAGTCGGAAGTGGCCAATCTGGTCCAGCGTTATCCGATCAAGAGCGAAGTGGTCATTGGCCACATTCGCCAGGCCAATGTCGGCCAGGTCTGCCTGTCCAACACGCACCCCTTTGTGCGTGAGCTGTGGGGGCGTAACTGGTGCTTTGCGCACAACGGTCAGTTGGGTGAGTTCACGGGGCAGGCCACGTTCTATCGGCCGATCGGTGACACTGACAGCGAAGCGGCCTTCTGCGACGTACTCAACCGCATACGCGAGGCGTTCCCTGAACCGGTCGAGGTCGAAATGCTCCTACCGGTACTGGTGGAGGCGTGCGCCGAGTACCGTGACAAGGGCGTTTTCAACTGCTTGCTCAGCGATGGCGACTGGCTGTTCTGCTTCTGTTCGACCAAGCTTGTACACATCACCCGACGCGCACCGTTCGGGCCGGCGCGGCTCAAGGATGTCGATATGATCGTCGACTTCCAGGCCGAAACCACTCCTAACGACGTGGTCACGGTAATCGCCACCGAAGCGCTGACCGAAAACGAAACCTGGCAGCGCTACGAGCCCGGCCAGTGGGCACTGTGGCGCCGTGGTGAATGCATCGCCCAAGGACAACGCTAA
- a CDS encoding S9 family peptidase yields MSADANAPRAPIARKAEGADPYAWLQERDTPEVIDYLNAENAYQQAQLADQAELREQLFEEIKGRILETDLSLPSPWGPYLYYSRTTAGEEYPRHYRCPRPADDSNTVDESQEELLLDPNQLANGGFLSLGAFNVSPDHQRLAYSLDTSGDEIYTLYVKELTSGAIEQLPFEDCDGSMTWANDSQTLFFAELDDTHRPHKLLRHRLGREGCQHVFEESDGRFFLHCYRASSERQLILLLNSKTTSEAWVLDAEQPDGDFTCLAPRAEGHEYFPDHGQLDGQWRWFIRSNQDGINFALYQAEAEHVPTRAQWQLLVPHRDDVMLEGLSLNASALSLSLREGGLPIIEVHPHGLAPYRVELPDAAYSLYVQDSLEFASTRIRLRYQALNRPAQVRQLELADGSQQVLKETPVLGPFDPDAYVSQRLWATASDGTQIPISLVQRRSDLGKPVPLYLYGYGAYGESLDPWFSHARLSLLDRGVAFAIAHVRGGGELGEAWYRAGKQEHKHNTFSDFIACAEHLIAQGVTGADQLAISGGSAGGLLIGAVLNQRPELFKAAIAEVPFVDVLNTMLDPELPLTITEYDEWGNPQEPEVYERIKAYAPYENVKAQAYPALLVVAGYNDSRVQYWEAAKWVAKLRVTKTDDNLLLLKTEMDAGHGGMSGRYQGLRDVALEYAFVFNVLGVV; encoded by the coding sequence ATGTCCGCAGACGCCAACGCTCCCCGCGCCCCGATTGCCCGCAAGGCTGAAGGCGCCGATCCCTATGCCTGGCTTCAGGAACGCGACACGCCCGAAGTGATTGATTACCTGAATGCCGAGAACGCCTATCAGCAAGCACAACTGGCCGACCAGGCCGAGCTGCGCGAGCAACTGTTCGAAGAGATCAAAGGGCGGATCCTGGAAACCGATCTGTCGCTGCCTTCGCCCTGGGGCCCGTACCTGTACTACAGCCGCACCACCGCTGGCGAAGAGTACCCACGCCATTACCGTTGCCCGCGTCCGGCGGATGACTCGAACACCGTCGACGAAAGCCAGGAAGAGCTGCTGCTGGACCCCAACCAGCTGGCCAACGGCGGCTTTCTCTCGCTCGGTGCCTTCAACGTCAGCCCCGACCATCAGCGCCTGGCGTACAGCCTCGATACCAGCGGCGATGAAATCTACACCCTGTACGTCAAAGAACTGACCAGCGGCGCGATCGAACAACTGCCGTTCGAAGATTGCGACGGCAGCATGACCTGGGCCAATGACAGCCAGACCCTGTTCTTCGCTGAACTGGACGACACTCACCGGCCGCACAAGCTGCTGCGCCATCGCCTTGGTCGTGAAGGTTGCCAGCACGTGTTCGAAGAAAGCGACGGACGCTTCTTCCTGCATTGCTACCGGGCCAGCTCCGAGCGCCAACTGATCCTGCTGCTCAACAGCAAGACCACCAGCGAAGCCTGGGTGCTCGACGCCGAGCAGCCTGACGGTGATTTCACCTGTCTGGCGCCCCGCGCTGAAGGCCACGAATACTTCCCCGACCACGGTCAGCTCGACGGCCAATGGCGCTGGTTCATCCGCAGCAACCAGGACGGCATCAACTTCGCCCTGTACCAGGCCGAGGCTGAGCACGTACCGACCCGCGCCCAGTGGCAACTGCTGGTGCCCCATCGCGACGACGTCATGCTCGAAGGCCTGAGCCTGAATGCCAGCGCCTTGAGCCTGAGCCTGCGTGAAGGCGGCCTGCCGATCATCGAAGTCCACCCTCACGGGCTTGCGCCCTATCGCGTCGAGTTGCCCGATGCGGCCTACAGCCTGTACGTGCAAGACAGCCTGGAGTTTGCCAGCACTCGCATCCGCCTGCGCTACCAGGCCCTGAATCGCCCGGCTCAGGTGCGCCAGCTGGAACTGGCCGATGGCAGCCAACAGGTGCTCAAGGAAACCCCGGTGCTCGGCCCCTTCGACCCCGACGCCTACGTCAGCCAGCGCCTGTGGGCCACTGCCAGTGACGGCACGCAAATACCGATCAGCCTGGTGCAACGCCGCAGCGACCTGGGCAAGCCGGTGCCACTGTACCTGTATGGCTACGGTGCCTATGGCGAAAGCCTCGACCCGTGGTTCTCGCATGCCCGCCTGAGCCTGCTCGATCGTGGCGTGGCCTTCGCCATTGCGCATGTGCGTGGTGGCGGTGAGCTGGGTGAAGCCTGGTACCGGGCAGGCAAACAGGAACACAAACACAATACCTTCAGCGATTTCATTGCCTGCGCCGAGCACCTGATCGCTCAAGGTGTCACCGGTGCTGATCAGCTGGCTATCAGTGGCGGCAGCGCGGGCGGCCTGCTCATCGGCGCGGTGCTCAACCAGCGCCCGGAGCTGTTCAAAGCGGCGATTGCCGAGGTGCCGTTCGTCGATGTGCTCAACACCATGCTCGATCCGGAGCTGCCGTTGACCATCACCGAGTATGACGAATGGGGCAATCCGCAAGAGCCTGAGGTGTATGAGCGGATCAAGGCCTACGCGCCCTACGAGAACGTCAAGGCCCAGGCCTACCCGGCCTTGCTGGTGGTCGCCGGTTACAACGACAGCCGCGTGCAGTATTGGGAAGCGGCCAAGTGGGTGGCCAAGCTGCGGGTGACCAAGACTGACGACAACCTGTTACTGCTCAAGACCGAAATGGATGCCGGCCACGGCGGCATGAGCGGGCGCTATCAAGGGCTGCGCGATGTGGCGCTGGAATATGCCT